Part of the Panicum virgatum strain AP13 chromosome 4N, P.virgatum_v5, whole genome shotgun sequence genome is shown below.
tatttttatttttgagcAAGGTTGCTCTGCTTTATTTTGGAACGCCTCTCTTGCTTTATTTTGCGATGCAGTGCTAACCAGCGCCCTGCACAGCTTAAGCTACGATTAGCGCCCGCGATgtatctattttttttaaaaaaaaggtacGGTTGTGGATGATGTGAAGTGCAGGACGAAGCACGAGATGCAGTGGATCCGTGACGCGAGGGTTTCGCTACTTTTGCACGGTGGTGGATGACGTGTCTGACAGTTGAAAAAGAACACTAGGCTTGCTTTATAGTCAGCGCCCGAGTTTAGTGGGATTATTACGGGAGGTTCCTGAGAATTTTGTTCGGGGCGACCCTGCGATCTGGCCCTGGAGACACCGGCTGATGCGTAAAGTCTTAAGATATATAGTTGCACCGGCTGATATGTACTGTTCCATTGTCAAGAAAGGAGATGCTTATTAAGAGTATGGGAGTCACACGGCACGCTGGTCGCATCCGCGGATGCGGATCAGATGCTTTTCGGCAGGTTAACCCTCCCCCTCCGTTTGATCACGTACGGAATCGAACGGAAAACACCACGGCACATGCTTCCATTCCGTTGCATCTTTTGGAGGTTGAACGACGAGAGTGGAGTACAGGGCACGACTGGATTATTGGCAGCTACTAGCTCTGTGAGCAGCGCATGACACGGACCAACGCCCCACCCACTAATCCTCATCTTAAAGCGCGCATGCACAGATGATGAGATGAAAAGTGTTTAGGTACGTGACGGCCGCCTCGTGCCCGTGAATCGCGCAATGGTCTCGGCTCGTAACGAGGGTTAGCATATTCGAGAGTTTCTCATATTTTCTTCCCCAAACTTATTGTTTGTCAACTCCTCGAATAGGTATGGAGAAGTAAAAAAAACATCTATCTGTTCTCTATTTTTACCCCTAAAAAAGAGAAATTGTAGCACGAGAACATCTACTCCGGCGAACTGcttctccgcccgccgccgctgcagcctgCCGTCCCCCGCCCTTTCTTGACTAGTGCCATCACATACCGTGGGAGCATCAATTGCCGTGGCTTTCCTCCTGCTAGCGCTGCGCTGCGTTGCACCTGCTGGCTCCGCGGCAGAAGCAAGACCGCAGGCCAAGACAAAGGACACAGCAGACATGCATAAAGGGTGGCAGGCGCAGGACCACCATGGCCAAGCGCCATGCGCAGGGCAAAACGGCAGGCCTGGCGCAGTGCAGGGCGGCAGATGCGGGACGGGAGAAGAGGACTAGTCTACTCCGTCGCGAGGAAGCAACCGCCGAGGCGATTCTCATGGTGATCCTGATCCCGACCTCATCCTAGGTTACTACTCCGGTGACCCTGGACCAGCAACGCCGGCGATCAATCCGATTCCGGCGTCCAAGCCCCGCCCACCGACTCccagtcggcggcggccaccgcataTCGACGGTTAGCCGCTCCGGCGCCATCGACCAACAATTTTCCCTCTAGGGGACAGCGCCGCTTAGGAACCCTAGTTGTGGAAGTGCTCTTGTGCCCCGGCGATCTCCCGGCGGTCACATCTTTTGCCCCCGTGGTATCTATCTCGAATTGCCATGGCAGATCTGGGCAATAGCACACCACGGTCGGGATCACAAAATTCTGCGGAGGAAGAGGCCCATGTCGCTAGCCTCCTGCAGAAGATGAACCTGACGCATGATGAGGGCGCTTTTGCTGCCTTCAACGATGATGAGGAGGAAGCAGATGACGTACGTGAATGGGCCTTGATCGGTAAGGTCCTGTCGCCATCGACGCTCCACATCACAACAATCACGAACGCGATGAGACCGGCCTGGGGCAATCCCTTTGGGCTCACTCTACGATCAATTGGTGAGAAGGGTGAGAATCTCTTTATCGCCGAGTTTGGATGTCAGGAGGACAAGTTTAAGGCCATGAATGGTTCTCCATGGATGGTGGGGAAACATGCTGTCATCCTGAGGGAGTACGATGAAACTCTAAAACCCTCTGACATATGCTTCTCGCATATGGAGATGTGGGTACATATCCTGAATCTCCCACTTGGCTGGATGAATGAGAAACGTGGCACTCGTGCTGCAGAATTAATTGGTGAAGTGGTAAAGATTGATACAGGTGCAGATGGTAAGATCAGTGGCGAGTTTGTGCGAGCACGGGTTGCCATAGACATTGAGAAACCTCTACGCCGAGGGGTGCTCCTGAAGACTGATCGTACCAAGCCACCTGACTGGTATGAAATCCAATATGAGAAGCTTCCTTTCTTCTGTTTCTCGTGTGGCCTTTTGGGACACACGCATCTTGAATGCCCCACCCTAGCACCAAGAAATGTGCTGGGTAAACTCCCATATGAACTTAAGCTGCGTGCACCTGATGATCGGAGGAAAAAGCACCAGAGCTTTGGAGCTGCTGCAGCAGATTCTTTTGGCAACTCTTCAGGCAGTGGACGTACCTCTACTACAAGGCAAAGCTCTAATGCACACCCGCAGACAcctgaagaaggaaaaggaaagggGAAGGCTGATGATGAGGAGGCCACTTCGCCGCTGAAGCAGAAAGGGAGGGCCTATAGCAGGAAAGGAGCCAACCCAAAAAAAGTTTTCGCAGAGAAAAAACAAGCTGACATTCTGGGACAGCGCAAGAGGAAGCCAGAGGAGAACGCAGTGTCAGAACTAAAAACTCCAGCAGCCTCCCCAATTGTGGTGCCCTCAGGTTTGGTGAGTGACCGAATTGCTCAGCTTGCCAATGTATCTGGTCAGGCTGAGATTGATTCAGAGATGCAAAAGAAACAGAAAGTCTCAAACAACACAAATGCAAGATCGGCGGCGGCTGTGCTTGACAGCCCCCGCCGCGCACAATGAATACCTTATGTTTGAACTGCCGGGGCTGTGGGAGGTCCGAGGCAGTTCGTGATATCCGCAATATTGTGGATATGCATAATCCCGTGGTGCTCTTCTTGTCGGAGACAAAGATGAGCGCAAATCGATCGCAAGATTTAAGATGGCGATTGGGTTTTCCTAATGCTTTTGGTGTCAACTGTGATGCTGGATTAGGTGGTGGCCTCGTAGTGATGTGGAAAAACGAGGTCAACATGGAGTTAAAAACCTATTCCAAATATCATATCGACATGAGGGTAACGGAGAACGCTGGTGATTCAAGGAGTTGGAGATTCACGGGTTTCTATGGGGACTCTAAGAGATCCCAACGAAAAGAATCATGGAGAATGCTTCGTTTTCTTCGGAATGAATCCGACCTGCCTTGGCTGTGTGCGGGTGATTTCAACGAGATCCTTCACGACCAGGAGCAGTTTGGAGGCAATGACTGTGAAGAATGGAAAATGGAAGGTTTCAGGGAAGCAGTGTAGTACTGTGGATTCACAGACTTGGGCTACTCTGGAACTCCTTTCACTTGGGACAATAGAAGAGAATGGGACCAGAATATCAAGGTCCGTTTAGACAGGGCCTTGGCTGATGAGAGGATGCTTGATCTGTTTGGCGACTCGTCCGTAACCCATGTGCAGATGACTGAAAGTGACCATTGTGCCATTCTGATTACACTCAAGAAGTCAGGTGTTTTCCAGGGCCATCGGCGTGAACGGCCTTTTCGATATGAAAATATGTGGCGGCGACACCCCTCTTATGAAGACACAGTCGCTGCAGCTTGGGGTGGAGGCTGCTTGTCCTTGTCAGATGTGCATGCAAATCTTGGAGGGCTACAAAATGCCCTACGCAGTTGGGATAAAAATCAGTTTGGGTCAGTGCGCAATGAGCTGAAACGCCTGCGTAGGCATTTGGAAACCTTGCGGAAAGATTCGCTCAGAACTGGCCCAACTAGAGAGGAACGTGGTACGGCCCAGCGTATTGCAGAACTACTTGCTCGTGAGGAACTGATGGAAAAGCAACGCTCACGTGTGGATTGGCTCCGTGAAGGAGATCGTAACACGGGCTTCTTTCAGGCTAAAGCACGACAGCGTACTCGGCGGAATAAAATCACCTGTCTGAAGCGTGCTGATGGGACCCTATGCTCAAACCAGGAAGAGATGGAGAACATGGCCTCTGCGTTCTACCACCAACTCTTCACTGCGCAAGAGAATACAAGACCAGAAGATGTGGTGCAATTTGTACCAAGAAAGGTCACAGACGAAATGAATAATTCTCTTTGTGCTCCTTTCACAGCAAAGGAAGTAGAAAAGGCGTTGTTCTTAATGAAGCCCAATAAATCGCCTGGATCGGACGGTTTCACTGCTGGTTTCTATCAGAAGCATTGGACCTTATTAAAGGAGGATATCTGCAATGCGGTGCTTACTTTCCTCAATGGGGGGGAGATGCCGGAGATTGTCAACAACACTGTCCTGGTCCTTATACCAAAACTTAAAAATCCCCAAGAGCTCACTCAGTTTAGGCCGATTGCCCTCTGCAATGTCCTTTACAAGATCTGCTCAAAGGTGATTTCTAATCGACTCCGAGGAGTGCTGGATGAAATTATCTCAGAAGAACAATCTGCCTTTGTGCCAGGTAGGCTTATTACTGATAATTTCTTGGTTGCTTATGAATCAATTCACTATCtgaaaaacaaaaaaggaaaaacaggTGCTTGTGCAGTCAAACTTGATATGGCCAAGGCTTATGACCGTGTTGAATGGCAGTATCTAAGATGTATCATGCTCAAGCTGGGTTTCAGGGAGGAGTGGGTTTCTCTGATTATAAATTGTGTTGAGACGGTTCAATTCTCTGTGAGGGTGAATGGCCATTTCTCGGAGGTTTTCACACCAACCCGAGGCATCAGGCAAGGTGACCCAATATCCCCTTACTTATTCCTCCTATGTGCTGAAGGTTTGTCGTGTCTTTTCAAATTCACAGGGCCACAATTTCTATCCAAATGAGTTACAGTTGGGATCCACGCTCCATGGGTCTCACATCTTCTTTTTGCTGATGATTGCCTGCTTTTTACTCAAGCAACTGAAAGAGGTGGACAGAGATTGTCCCAGATTCTACAAACTTACCAACAAGGCTCGGGTCAGATGGTCAATATGGCAAAATCAGCAATTTTCTTTAGTGCCAACTGTGATGACCAGATGAAGGAAGAGATGAAAAATTCCACTGGTATCATGACAGAAGCGCTAAGTGAGAAATACTTGGGGCTGCCAACAGCAGTAGGAAGAAGTACCAAGGAGGCTTTTGAGCATATCCCTGGCAAGATCTGTGGCTTGATGGGAGGTTGGGGAGAGAAGTTGTTGAGCTGCGCTGCTCGAGAAACGCTGATAAAATCAGTGGCGCAGGCGATCCCAACATATTCTATGAGCTGCTTCTTACTTTCACCGTCGACCTGTAAGAAAATTACTTCGGCCACCTCCAACTACTGGTGGAGTAGTAAATTTGATCGTCGTGGCTTACATTGGAGGCGCTGGTCAGAGTTGACGCTTCCAAAATGCCATGGTGGAATGGGCTTCAAGGATATTAAGCTCTTCAACATTGCCATGCTAGGGAAACAAGGATGGAGGTTGATGACCAATCAGAGTTCACTATGTGCAAGAGTACTAAAAGGAAAGTATTTCCCCCACAGAGATTTTTTGGAAGCTAGAAACAAAAGGATCTCGTCACATACTTGGCGTGCTATCTTAGCTGGGAGGAAAGCTCTGGAACTGGGGTTGATAAAACGAATCGGTGATGGCCGAACCACAAATATTTGGAGTGATCGCTGGATCCCTGGGGCAATAGGAGGAAAGCCCATCTGTCGGCTTGAAAGCGGGTCAGCAAATACAGTGAGTGACTTGATCGAGCATTTCGGGGGTTTTTGGAATGAGCAGACCCTGGCACAGAACTTTATTCATGCAGATGCTCAAGCAATCCGACGCATCCCGCTGGAAAGGGCTCGAGATGATTTTTGGGCTTGGGAGGGAGAACGCCATGGTCTGTACACGGTGCGCTCGGCTTACCGCGCACTAGTGGAGAAAGAGACTCAGGAACGAGATTTCAAATCTGGCCAACCTTCACATTCGGCAGGGAACAATAATCCACTGTGGCGCAAGATTTGGAAGATCAAGGTACCGCCGAAAGTCAGAGTGTTTTGGTGGAGAGTGGCGCATGACTTTATACCATCCAGGGCCAATCTCTTCCATCGACACATTGAAAGGCTGGGCACATGTGAATTTTGTGGTGCTTATGAGGAAACAACGTTTCATGCCCTGACTGAATGCACTTTTGCTCGGCAGTTTTGGAGGAAATTGACAGAAATCACAGGTATCAAGCTCCCAAAACTTTGTCCACACTCCTGGGCGCAGGATGTCATGGATGACTCATGCTGCACGGAGAGGGACCGGGGCATTATACTCTGTGGAATGTGGTCGTTATGGAATAGCCGCAATGACAGGAGACATGGAAAAGCTGCAATCTCTTCTGAATTGGCGATAGA
Proteins encoded:
- the LOC120670482 gene encoding uncharacterized protein LOC120670482 → MADLGNSTPRSGSQNSAEEEAHVASLLQKMNLTHDEGAFAAFNDDEEEADDVREWALIGKVLSPSTLHITTITNAMRPAWGNPFGLTLRSIGEKGENLFIAEFGCQEDKFKAMNGSPWMVGKHAVILREYDETLKPSDICFSHMEMWVHILNLPLGWMNEKRGTRAAELIGEVVKIDTGADGKISGEFVRARVAIDIEKPLRRGVLLKTDRTKPPDWYEIQYEKLPFFCFSCGLLGHTHLECPTLAPRNVLGKLPYELKLRAPDDRRKKHQSFGAAAADSFGNSSGSGRTSTTRQSSNAHPQTPEEGKGKGKADDEEATSPLKQKGRAYSRKGANPKKVFAEKKQADILGQRKRKPEENAVSELKTPAASPIVVPSGLVSDRIAQLANVSGQAEIDSEMQKKQKVSNNTNARSAAAVLDSPRRAQ